The following coding sequences are from one Lolium rigidum isolate FL_2022 chromosome 6, APGP_CSIRO_Lrig_0.1, whole genome shotgun sequence window:
- the LOC124659422 gene encoding haloalkane dehalogenase 2-like, translated as MAPPLAAPRFHTALSRRLLLRPQKPLPCWRRAARPDDQDLYVDDDIGDGFSFSGGKYAEAEGPSKSDEWFAQGRMVKAHALYGSKEKAKDPFFGLTMGKGSQSSDDVFSWFCVETGSSSNPTVLLIHGFPSQAYSYRKVLPVLSDKYRSIAFDWLGFGFSDKPQPKYGFDYTLDEYTSALESLIDAVAPGKLSIVVQGYFAPIVVKYANEHQDKLNHLILVNPPITDKHAKLPSTLACFSNFLLGEIFSQDPLRASDKALTSSGPYMMKEEDATVYRRPYLVSGSSGFALNAITRALGKDLKGYIESMRSILASDSWNTKTTICWGMRDRWLTYDGVADFCDGLKHKFVELPMAGHHAQEDRGEELGNAIKRILRG; from the exons atggcgccgccgctcgccgccccgCGCTTCCACACCGCCCtctcccgccgcctcctcctccgcccccagAAGCCCCTCCCCTGCTGGCGCCGCGCGGCTCGCCCCGACGATCAG GATTTGTATGTCGACGACGACATCGGAGACGGCTTCTCTTTCAGCGGCG GGAAGTATGCGGAAGCCGAAGGCCCGAGTAAGTCGGACGAGTGGTTCGCTCAGGGGAGAATG GTAAAAGCTCATGCATTATATGGCAGCAAAGAGAAGGCAAAGGATCCCTTCTTTGGTCTCACCATGGGTAAGGGATCGCAATCTTCGGATGATGTTTTCAG CTGGTTTTGTGTGGAGACGGGGAGCTCTTCTAATCCCACGGTCCTTCTAATTCATGGCTTTCCATCTCAG GCATACTCTTACCGAAAGGTGCTACCTGTACTATCAGACAAGTATCGCTCCATTGCTTTTGATTGGCTTG GTTTTGGATTCTCAGACAAACCTCAACCTAAATATGGTTTTGACTACACTCTGGATG AATATACCTCAGCCCTGGAATCGCTAATCGATGCTGTTGCTCCTGGCAAGCTCTCCATCGTTGTTCAG GGCTACTTCGCTCCAATTGTGGTCAAATATGCTAACGAACATCAAGACAAGTTGAACCATCTTATACTAGTTAATCCACCG ATAACTGACAAACATGCAAAGCTTCCATCTACCCTTGCATGTTTCAGCAACTTTTTGTTGGGCGAGATATTTTCCCAG GATCCTCTCAGGGCTAGTGATAAGGCCTTGACTAGTAGTGGCCCATATATGATGAAGGAGGAGGATGCTACTGTATATAGAAGGCCATACCTTGTCTCAGGTTCATCTGGTTTTGCACTGAATGCAATAACAAGGGCTCTGGGAAAGGATCTTAAG GGCTACATCGAATCCATGAGGAGCATATTAGCGAGTGACTCATGGAATACAAAGACAACAATATGTTGGGGCATGAGAGATCGTTGGCTCACATACGATGGGGTGGCAGATTTTTGTGATGGCCTAAAACACAAGTTTGTGGAGCTTCCCATG GCAGGACACCATGCACAGGAGGATCGTGGTGAAGAGCTAGGCAATGCAATCAAACGTATACTGAG AGGATGA
- the LOC124659421 gene encoding probable auxin efflux carrier component 5a, whose amino-acid sequence MIGWGDLYKVLAATVPLYFALFLGYGSVRWWRIFTREQCDAVNRLVAFFALPFFTFEFTLHTDPFEVNYRAVAADVISKAVIVAVIAIWARFFLSGAGKGKGGTAGSWCITGFSLSTLTNSLVVGVPMLRAMYGEWAQQLVVQLSVFQAIVWLTLLLFVLEVRKAAIGMYVDVAKQSVVVHDAIPESPVKADVEAAVGSVDEAAGVVAVTVSGKPSVWRLVKTVAHKLARNPNTYASFVGITWACVANRLHIELPSVLENSVLIMSKSGTGMAMFSMGLFMAQQEKILACGTSFAALGLALKFALGPAAMAIGSIAVGLRGDVLRVAIIQAALPQSITSFIFAKEYGLHADVLSTAVIFGMLVSLPLLVGLYIVLELIR is encoded by the exons ATGATCGGGTGGGGGGACTTGTACAAGGTGTTGGCCGCGACCGTGCCGCTCTACTTCGCCCTGTTCCTCGGCTACGGCTCGGTGCGGTGGTGGCGCATCTTCACGCGGGAGCAGTGCGACGCCGTGAACCGGCTCGTCGCCTTCTTCGCACTCCCCTTCTTCACGTTCGAATTCACGCTCCACACCGACCCGTTCGAGGTCAACTACCGCGCCGTCGCCGCGGACGTCATCTCCAAGGCCGTCATCGTGGCCGTCATCGCTATCTGGGCCaggttcttcctctccggcgcCGGCAAGGGAAAGGGCGGCACCGCCGGGAGCTGGTGCATCACCGGCTTCTCCCTCTCCACGCTAACGAACTCGCTCGTCGTGGGAGTGCCGATGTTGCGGGCCATGTACGGCGAGTGGGCGCAGCAGCTCGTCGTGCAGCTTTCTGTCTTTCAGGCCATCGTCTGGCTCACGCTGCTGCTCTTCGTGCTCGAGGTCCGGAAGGCCGCCATCGGCATGTACGTCGACGTCGCCAAGCAGAGCGTCGTGGTCCACGACGCCATACCCGAGTCGCCGGTCAAGGCCGACGTCGAGGCGGCCGTCGGCAGCGTCGATGAGGCGGCTGGTGTCGTGGCGGTGACCGTCAGCGGCAAGCCTTCGGTGTGGAGACTGGTGAAGACGGTGGCCCACAAGCTGGCGCGCAACCCGAACACGTATGCAAGCTTCGTCGGCATCACCTGGGCCTGTGTTGCCAACAG GCTACACATCGAGCTGCCAAGTGTCCTGGAGAACTCGGTGCTCATCATGTCCAAGTCAGGCACAGGAATGGCCATGTTCAGCATGG GATTGTTCATGGCGCAGCAGGAGAAGATCCTGGCGTGCGGGACGAGCTTTGCGGCGCTAGGTTTGGCCCTCAAGTTCGCCCTCGGGCCGGCCGCCATGGCCATCGGCTCCATCGCCGTCGGCCTTCGGGGAGACGTCCTCCGCGTCGCCATCATACAG GCTGCACTACCTCAATCAATCACGTCATTCATATTTGCAAAAGAATACGGGCTGCATGCTGACGTCCTAAGTACTGC GGTGATTTTTGGGATGCTTGTCTCGCTGCCATTGCTAGTAGGACTTTATATAGTCTTAGAGCTAATTAGGTAG